The genomic stretch GGTCAGCATCCCCTCGAACACCTGCACGATTTCGCCGTCGGTCCCGAGCAACACGGTGGTGGGGAGCACCCGAATCAGCTGGGCCGCTTGATCCTGGGTCAACACCCCAATGGGATATTGGACCCCCAACCGGGTAATCAGGCTTTGCACATCCTGGGGATCGCTGACATCGGCGGCCATGCCCAGAATGACCAAACCCCGATCTTTGCGGGCCTCATAGACTGCTTCGAAATCGGGCATCTCCATGCGGCATGGGGGACACCAGTGGGCGAAGAGGTTCACCACCACCACCTGCCCCCGATAGTCGGCCACACGCACCACCCCGCCGCCCCCCAGCTTGGTGGCCGAGAGATCGAAGGGGACGGCGTGGGCCAACGAGGCGATGGCGGTGAACAGGGTCAGCGCCAAGGTGCGAAAGAGGGTGCTCAAAGGTGATTCCTCGGGTGTTTGGATTTCAAGTTGTGTTCGGGAATGACCCGCCGGGCAAAACCGCCATCTTTATGAACAACGCTGCCTATTCATGTCGCCCACAAGACCGCTTCCAACCTGCAAAATGAACGGTTCAAGCTGGGTATGTTTCACCGCGCCGAGGACGACGCGCCAACAAGCTCTTCATACATGCCAAGCCGAAACGCCCCCCAGTGGACGCCCCTCGGCGTCGAGTTGCAAGACCACCGCCTCCTCGTCACAGGCGGGGAATTTGCTGCAATTGATGCAGACGGTCCACACCTTGTGGGGCAGGCTCGCCTTGTCAACCGTCTCAAACCCAAGCTTTTTGAAAAAGTCGGCGCGGTAGGTCAGGGCGAAGATTCGCCGAATGCCGAGGGCCGCCGCCTCACCCACACAGGCATTCACCAGCGCCCGCCCCACCCCACCCATGCGGAAATCGGAATCGACCACCAAGGTGCGCACCTCGCCCAAGTCGGCCCAAAACACCTGCAACCCCGCCGCCCCGATCAACTGCCCGTTGGCCTCGGCAACGAAGAAATCACGCAGGTGCTCGTAGAGTTCGGTCAATGGACGGGGGAGCATCTCGCCGTTGGCGGCATAGGCGGCCAGCAGGGCGTGAAGGCGGGGAATATCGGAGGCCACCGCCTTGCGGACCACATAAGCGGGGGCAGAGGGTGAAGTCATGGAAAACCTCGAAAAAGAGGAAAAACGGTTTGATTGCTGCTGTTGTCTGGGCGCCAACGGGGACCGCCGCCACCCACAGCGCCCCCTCGACTGGATTTAAGGGGCCAAGTTCAACAAAGACTGCGCATGTTCCAAAGCGGACGGGGCGTTGGGATCGCCCAGCATTCGGGCCAATTCGCGCACCCTCTCGGCCCCATCAACCATCGTCACCGCAAGCAGCGGACGTTCGCCATCCCGGCCCACGACGATCTGGCTGTGTCCGCAAGCGGCCACCGGGGCCAGATGGGTGATCGACACCACCTGGCGCCGCTCCCCCAACTCGCGCAGCAGCTTGCCCACCGCCCCCGCCGTCGGACCGCCGATGCCGACATCGACCTCGTCGAAGATCGAGGTGGGGATGGCGTCCCCCTCGCCTAGGGCGAGTTTGAGCGCCAAGAGCAACCGAGAGCGCTCCCCCCCCGAAGCGACCGCCGCCAAGGGACCGGCGGGCAGGCCTGGGTGGCTCTGAAACCGGAAGGTTGCCGTCTCAAACCCATGGGGATCGCCCAGCACCCCCTCGTCGTTCAGATCAACCGAAAAGCTGCCCCCCCCTAGGTTGAGCGCCTGCAAGCGGGCCTGCACCGCCCTGGCGAGCAGCGGCGCCGATTTTCGACGCAGCGCCGACAGCCGGGCGGCTGCCTCGCGCCACGTTTGTTCAGCCAGATCCAACCGTTTTTCGGCGCCGCGCAGGGTGTCGTCGATATGCTCCAGCCCTGCGAATTCCTCCTGCACTTGGGTCAGCGCCTGGGGCAGTTCCTCGGGGGGGCATCCGAGGCGGCGGGACCAATCCGAAAGCGCAAAGAGCCGCTCCTCAATCGTCTCCAGGCTCGGCCCATTTTCTTCATCCTCCAACCTCGGCAGCGCCCGCAGCGCCTCCTCGGCAAAGGTTTGGGCCTGATTGAGCAGCTCGGCCGCCTCACGCAGACCTTCATCCCAACGGATGGCCTGATCGAGGGCCCCTGCGCAGGTTTCAAGATCGGGAATCGCCCGGTCGAGCCCCTCCCGCGCTGCCTCCACCGCTTCGACAATCTGCCGGGCGTGGCGCAGTCGCTCGCGCTGGCCCCGCAAGGTTTCAATTTCATCGGGTTGCGGCGCCAGCGCCTCCAACGCATTGAGGCGGTGGGCCAAGATTTCACGTCGTTCGTTTTGGCTTTTTGCAGCCTCACGCAGCGCCTCTAGATCGCGTTGGGCCTGCCGCCACCCCTTGGCGGCCTGGGCCACCTCGGCCACCACCGAGCCTGCACCGGCAAAACGGTCGAGCACCGCCCGCTGTGCCGCGCCGCTGAGCAGGCCGATTTGGGCATCCTGGCCGGTCGTCTCGACCAGCATTGAGCCGATTTCGGCGAGCACCTCAAGGGTGACGGGGCGGTCGTTCAGGGTTGCGCGACTCCGCCCGGTGGCGAACAACACCCTTCCTAGAATGATCTCGCCGTCGCGGTTGAATCCTTGATCTTCAAGGCGTTGCCGGACCGGGTGGGCCGCCGGGGGGTCGAAGACGGCGAAGACCTCACCCCGGTCACTCCCCTCCCCCACTTGGGTCCGCCCTTTACCGCCCAAGGCGAGTTCAACCGCGCCAAGCAGCAGCGATTTGCCCGCACCGGTCTCTCCGGTGAGCACCGTCAAGCCGGGGCCGAATTCAAGGTCGAGACGGTCGATAAGCAGCAGGTTGCGGATGGAAAGCTGGGTGAGCATTCAGTCGATCTCGACCTTTTCGCCCCAACGCAGCTTCTGGCGCAGGATGTCGAAGTAGTTGCGGGAGGGGTCGTGCAGCAGCAAAAAGCGGTGGGGCGAGGGTCGGACCTGAATCTGGTCGCCGGTCTTGAGCGCCATCCCCCGCTGCCCGTCGACGGTAATCAAGACGCTCTCGCGGCTGGGGTTGACCGTCATGGTGACCAAACCTGCCGGAACCACAATTGGGCGGTTGGTCAGGGTGTGGGGGCAGACCGGGGCGAGCACCATCGCCTCGACCGTGGGGTGCAAAATAGGCCCCCCGGTCGACAGCGCGTAGGCGGTCGAACCGGTAGGAGAAGCGACGATCAGCCCGTCGGCCCGCAATCGGTAGGCGAAATGCCCCTCGACCGCGACCTCAAGCTCGATCATCCGGGCCAGTTCGCCTTTGTGCACCACCACATCGTTGAGCACCAAAAACTTGGCCACCAGGTGCCCTTCGCGGATGACCTCCACCGACATCATCATCCGCCGCTCCATGGCGTAGGCCCCCAGAACCACTTGTTCAAGGGTGGGAATCATCTCAGCGATGGTCACCTCGGTGAGGAAGCCGAGACGCCCCAGGTTGACCCCGATGACCGGGACCTCCCGTGTTTCGCCGATCACCCGGCTGGCGGCGATCAAGGTGCCATCGCCCCCAAGCACGATGAGCAGGTCGGCCTGTCGGGCGATCTCGCCAGGGCTCATCGCCTCGACCTGGCCGGGATCGTCGAGCAGATCCACATGCCGGTCTTCCAGCAGCACCGTGCGATTGGCCTCACTACGCAGCCAACGCACCAAATTGTTGAGGACGGGCCGGGTTTGCTCCGGCTCGTCCTTGGCCATGATGCCGATGCGCTGGAAGGGCATGGGGATTCCCCTTACTTGAGCTTACCCACCGCATCCGAAATTCGGGCGATGGCTTTGCTGAGCAGTTCGTCCGAGGTGGCATACGAGATGCGGAAGTAACCGGGGGCGCCGAAGGCAGAACCGGGGACCACCGCTACCAGCCCTACGTCGAGCAGGTAAGCGCACAAGGCAAGATCGTCTTCGATCACGGCGCCGTCGGGGGTCTTCTTGCCCAAGAGCGCCTTGGCGTCGGGGAAGACGTAAAAAGCCCCCTCGGGGCGGTCGCAAACGATCCCCTCAATGGCGTTCAGACCGTCGACCACCAAATCGCGGCGCCGCTGGAAGACCTTCACCATATCGCCGATGAATTCCTGGGGACCGGTCAGGGCTGCCAGGGCGGCGTGCTGGCTGATCGAGGTGGCGTTGGAGGTCGACTGGCTTTGGATGATCTCCATCGCATCGATGATCGCCTTGGGTCCGGCAGCGTAGCCGATTCGCCAACCGGTCATGGCGTAGGCCTTGGAAACCCCATTGACCACCACGGTGCAATCGGCCAAATCGGGGGCGACGTGCAGCAGGTGAGCAGGCTTGCGTCCGTCGAAGAGGATACGGTCGTAGATGTCGTCGGTAACGATCTGGATGCGGGGATACTGCCGAATCACATCGGCCAGCGCCGACAGCTCGGCCGCGGTGTAGGCCCGACCGGTGGGGTTGGAAGGTGAGTTGAGCACCAACCACTTGGTGCGAGGGGTAATCAGCGAATCGAGGGTTTCGGGGGTCAAACGAAAGCCGTCGTCGCAGGTATCGATCTCGACCGGCTGCCCTTCGGCCAACATCACCATGTCGGGGTAGGAGACCCAATACGGCGCCGGAATGATGACCTCGTCGCCGGGATTCAGGGTCGCCATGAACAGGTTATAAAGCACCTGCTTGCCGCCCGAGCCGACGATGGTCTGGTTGGGGAGGTAGGTTACCCCGGTGTCGTGGCTGATCCGCTCGGCCACCGCCTTGCGCAGCGCCGGCATTCCGGCGGCGGCGGTGTAACGGGTGTGGCCCGCCT from Proteobacteria bacterium CG1_02_64_396 encodes the following:
- a CDS encoding GNAT family N-acetyltransferase is translated as MVRKAVASDIPRLHALLAAYAANGEMLPRPLTELYEHLRDFFVAEANGQLIGAAGLQVFWADLGEVRTLVVDSDFRMGGVGRALVNACVGEAAALGIRRIFALTYRADFFKKLGFETVDKASLPHKVWTVCINCSKFPACDEEAVVLQLDAEGRPLGGVSAWHV
- a CDS encoding DNA repair protein RecN, with the protein product MLTQLSIRNLLLIDRLDLEFGPGLTVLTGETGAGKSLLLGAVELALGGKGRTQVGEGSDRGEVFAVFDPPAAHPVRQRLEDQGFNRDGEIILGRVLFATGRSRATLNDRPVTLEVLAEIGSMLVETTGQDAQIGLLSGAAQRAVLDRFAGAGSVVAEVAQAAKGWRQAQRDLEALREAAKSQNERREILAHRLNALEALAPQPDEIETLRGQRERLRHARQIVEAVEAAREGLDRAIPDLETCAGALDQAIRWDEGLREAAELLNQAQTFAEEALRALPRLEDEENGPSLETIEERLFALSDWSRRLGCPPEELPQALTQVQEEFAGLEHIDDTLRGAEKRLDLAEQTWREAAARLSALRRKSAPLLARAVQARLQALNLGGGSFSVDLNDEGVLGDPHGFETATFRFQSHPGLPAGPLAAVASGGERSRLLLALKLALGEGDAIPTSIFDEVDVGIGGPTAGAVGKLLRELGERRQVVSITHLAPVAACGHSQIVVGRDGERPLLAVTMVDGAERVRELARMLGDPNAPSALEHAQSLLNLAP
- a CDS encoding aspartate aminotransferase (catalyzes the formation of oxalozcetate and L-glutamate from L-aspartate and 2-oxoglutarate) is translated as MLTLSGLSPLIDVSEFPVHSSIIAHRLSAIKPSPTMAVSARAAELKAQGVDVIGLGAGEPDFDTPEHIQQAAIAAMKAGHTRYTAAAGMPALRKAVAERISHDTGVTYLPNQTIVGSGGKQVLYNLFMATLNPGDEVIIPAPYWVSYPDMVMLAEGQPVEIDTCDDGFRLTPETLDSLITPRTKWLVLNSPSNPTGRAYTAAELSALADVIRQYPRIQIVTDDIYDRILFDGRKPAHLLHVAPDLADCTVVVNGVSKAYAMTGWRIGYAAGPKAIIDAMEIIQSQSTSNATSISQHAALAALTGPQEFIGDMVKVFQRRRDLVVDGLNAIEGIVCDRPEGAFYVFPDAKALLGKKTPDGAVIEDDLALCAYLLDVGLVAVVPGSAFGAPGYFRISYATSDELLSKAIARISDAVGKLK